The Clostridium sp. AWRP genome has a window encoding:
- a CDS encoding cell division protein ZapA translates to MSMVTVFINGIEYNLKGDEQEEYLHKVASYVDKKVKSIIKNNSKLSTSSAAVLSALNVADDMLKAQEKEGQLSGRVDELERLGKVYEDQISSLRKQLRYTEELNAELKIKLKNSSSSEALKEKDEKIGKLEEEIKIIKEEAQKYMNENTKMTAQNKELKFQVQSGKYKIIDLQHKLEENQISLAKERKKKNALLNNGVK, encoded by the coding sequence ATGAGTATGGTGACGGTTTTTATAAATGGAATTGAATATAATTTAAAAGGTGACGAGCAAGAAGAATATCTACATAAAGTAGCAAGTTATGTGGATAAAAAAGTTAAGAGTATTATAAAAAATAATAGCAAATTAAGCACTTCCTCAGCAGCTGTTTTATCGGCACTTAATGTAGCAGACGATATGTTAAAAGCTCAGGAAAAAGAAGGCCAGTTGTCAGGAAGAGTGGATGAGTTAGAAAGGCTAGGAAAAGTATATGAGGATCAGATTAGTTCTTTGAGAAAGCAGCTTAGGTATACGGAAGAGCTCAATGCCGAACTTAAAATAAAACTAAAGAATAGCAGTAGTAGTGAGGCTTTAAAAGAAAAAGATGAGAAAATAGGCAAATTAGAAGAAGAAATAAAAATTATAAAAGAAGAAGCTCAAAAGTATATGAATGAAAATACCAAAATGACAGCACAAAACAAGGAACTGAAATTTCAAGTACAATCAGGTAAGTATAAAATAATAGATCTTCAACATAAGCTAGAAGAAAACCAGATAAGTCTGGCAAAAGAGAGAAAAAAGAAAAATGCTCTTTTAAATAATGGAGTAAAATAA
- the pheT gene encoding phenylalanine--tRNA ligase subunit beta, whose product MKVPVKWLKDYVKIDIPGKELGDRLTLSGSKLEEAIVTGDEIRNVVTGKILKIESHPQADKLVVCQVDIGKEDPIQIITAATNMKEQDIVPVALHDSTLHGGVKIKKGKLRGLMSNGMFCSEEELGIAGDKPVYGLMILKEDTPIGKDIKEVLDMTSTILDFEITSNRPDCLSMIGMARETAATLNESYKMPELDYKPSCSENIENALKVEIKDKLCKRYMARGIKDVKIEPSPSWMQERLLEAGVRPINNIVDITNFVMLEIGEPMHAYDVREIKSGTIVVERAKDGEKFTTLDEEERQLDQNMLTIKDGDRTIGLAGIMGGLNSEIRDDTSSIVFECANFDGTNIRVSSQKLALRTEASGRFEKDLDPNLAEVAMNRACNLVEMLKAGKVMEGTIDVYDEKVEPHSVDVDSNWVNKFLGTEIPKEDMVDYLNRLELKTQLKGDILHIDVPTFRGDINIREDVAEEVARIYGYSNVPTTVIRSVSTKGGKNPKQKLDDKLIETLISSGLNQSISYSFVSRKVFDKILLPEDSKLRNAVAIKNPLGEDYSIMRTTTLPSMMECLGRNYSRKNEIVRLFEIGRVYLPLENGDTLPEEDNIVTIGTYGECDYFNLKGIVENILDTLGIEKISFKRESDNPTFHPGRTAALYVNRKLAGVLGEIHPTVSENYGIDERCYVAELNLDVLYKHADSDKKYRPLPKFPAVSRDLAVLVDDNIMVQEVEDIIRKQGGNILEKVKLFDVYRGKQIESGKKSIAYSISYRAENKTLTDKEVNKVHSKIIRSLEHNLGAQLRQ is encoded by the coding sequence ATGAAGGTTCCAGTAAAATGGTTAAAGGATTATGTTAAAATAGATATTCCAGGAAAAGAATTAGGAGATAGATTGACTTTAAGTGGTTCAAAACTTGAAGAGGCAATTGTAACCGGAGATGAAATCCGAAATGTAGTTACAGGTAAGATACTTAAGATAGAAAGTCATCCTCAGGCAGATAAACTTGTTGTATGTCAGGTGGATATAGGAAAAGAAGATCCTATTCAAATTATAACAGCTGCTACTAATATGAAAGAACAAGATATAGTTCCTGTAGCACTTCATGATTCTACACTTCATGGTGGAGTAAAGATAAAAAAAGGAAAACTAAGAGGTCTTATGTCAAATGGAATGTTTTGTTCCGAAGAAGAGCTTGGCATAGCAGGAGATAAGCCTGTATATGGACTTATGATTTTAAAAGAAGATACACCAATTGGAAAGGACATAAAGGAAGTACTTGATATGACAAGTACTATACTTGATTTTGAGATAACTTCAAATAGACCTGATTGTCTTAGTATGATAGGAATGGCAAGGGAAACTGCAGCAACTTTAAATGAAAGCTATAAAATGCCGGAATTAGATTATAAGCCTTCTTGCAGCGAAAATATTGAAAACGCATTAAAAGTAGAAATAAAAGATAAACTTTGTAAAAGGTATATGGCAAGGGGCATAAAAGATGTAAAAATAGAGCCATCACCTTCATGGATGCAGGAGAGACTTTTAGAAGCAGGTGTAAGGCCAATAAACAATATAGTTGATATAACTAATTTTGTAATGCTTGAAATTGGAGAACCTATGCATGCTTATGATGTAAGGGAGATAAAATCTGGGACTATAGTTGTAGAGAGAGCTAAAGATGGAGAAAAGTTTACTACTCTTGATGAAGAGGAAAGGCAATTGGATCAGAATATGCTTACCATTAAGGATGGAGACAGAACTATCGGACTTGCAGGAATAATGGGAGGACTTAATTCGGAGATAAGAGATGATACTTCTTCTATAGTATTTGAGTGTGCCAATTTTGATGGTACTAATATAAGAGTTTCTTCACAAAAGCTTGCACTTAGAACAGAAGCTTCAGGTAGATTTGAAAAGGACCTTGATCCTAATTTAGCTGAGGTTGCTATGAACAGAGCTTGCAATTTAGTTGAGATGCTAAAAGCAGGAAAAGTTATGGAAGGTACAATTGATGTATACGATGAAAAAGTTGAACCTCACAGCGTAGACGTTGATTCCAACTGGGTAAATAAATTTTTGGGTACTGAAATACCTAAGGAAGATATGGTAGATTATTTAAATAGACTGGAATTAAAAACTCAGCTTAAAGGAGACATTTTACATATAGATGTTCCTACTTTTAGGGGAGATATAAATATAAGAGAAGATGTGGCAGAAGAAGTAGCTAGAATATATGGATACAGCAATGTACCTACTACTGTAATAAGAAGTGTAAGTACAAAAGGCGGAAAGAATCCAAAGCAAAAGCTGGATGATAAATTGATAGAAACACTTATTTCAAGTGGATTAAACCAATCTATAAGTTACTCTTTTGTAAGTAGAAAAGTATTTGACAAAATACTTTTACCTGAAGATAGCAAACTTAGAAATGCTGTAGCTATAAAAAATCCTTTGGGAGAAGACTATAGCATAATGAGAACAACTACATTACCGTCTATGATGGAATGCTTAGGTAGAAACTATTCAAGAAAAAATGAAATTGTAAGGTTATTTGAAATTGGAAGAGTGTATCTTCCATTAGAAAATGGCGATACTTTACCTGAAGAAGACAATATTGTAACCATTGGAACGTATGGTGAATGTGATTACTTTAATTTAAAAGGTATAGTGGAAAACATATTAGATACCTTAGGAATAGAGAAGATTTCTTTTAAGAGAGAAAGCGATAATCCAACTTTCCATCCTGGAAGAACAGCTGCCCTTTATGTAAATAGAAAGTTAGCAGGAGTGCTTGGAGAAATCCACCCAACTGTATCTGAAAATTATGGTATAGACGAAAGATGTTATGTTGCTGAATTAAACTTAGATGTTTTGTATAAACATGCTGATTCAGATAAAAAATATAGACCTCTGCCTAAATTCCCTGCAGTTTCTAGAGACCTTGCAGTTTTAGTGGATGACAATATAATGGTACAGGAAGTGGAGGATATTATAAGAAAACAGGGAGGAAACATCCTAGAGAAAGTTAAGTTGTTTGATGTTTATAGAGGAAAACAGATAGAAAGTGGAAAGAAGAGCATAGCTTATTCAATATCCTATAGAGCTGAAAATAAAACTCTTACAGATAAAGAAGTTAATAAAGTTCATAGCAAAATAATAAGATCACTAGAACATAATTTAGGAGCACAACTTAGACAGTAA
- the pheS gene encoding phenylalanine--tRNA ligase subunit alpha → MKEELKQIKENAFSELKNKKLDIEDIRVKYLGKKGELTKILRGMKDLSKEERPAIGKLANEVRSTLENAIEEASKKIKSSATQAKLQNETIDITMPGIKQTVGKRHPLEQTLEEMKQIFISMGFTIEEGPEVEKDYYNFEALNIPKNHPARGEQDTFYINDNVVLRTQTSPIQVRTMEKQKPPIKMISPGKVYRSDSVDATHSPIFYQMEGLVVDKGITFANLKGTLELFAKKLFGNDIRTKFRPHHFPFTEPSAEMDASCFVCHGKGCRVCKGEGWIELLGCGMVHPQVLRNCGIDPEVYSGFAFGMGVDRMVMLKYGIDDIRNMYESDMRFLNQF, encoded by the coding sequence ATGAAAGAAGAATTAAAACAAATAAAGGAAAATGCCTTTAGCGAATTAAAAAATAAAAAGTTAGATATAGAGGATATAAGAGTTAAATATCTAGGTAAAAAGGGAGAACTTACAAAAATACTTAGAGGCATGAAGGATCTTTCTAAAGAAGAAAGACCTGCAATTGGTAAGCTTGCCAATGAAGTGAGGAGTACACTGGAAAATGCTATAGAAGAGGCATCAAAAAAGATAAAATCAAGTGCTACACAAGCAAAGCTGCAGAATGAAACCATTGATATTACTATGCCTGGTATAAAGCAAACTGTAGGAAAGCGTCATCCTCTAGAACAAACACTAGAAGAGATGAAACAGATATTTATTTCTATGGGATTTACTATAGAAGAAGGTCCTGAAGTAGAGAAGGATTATTATAACTTTGAAGCACTTAATATACCTAAAAATCATCCAGCGAGGGGTGAACAGGACACCTTTTATATAAATGACAATGTAGTGCTTAGAACTCAGACTTCTCCAATACAGGTAAGAACTATGGAAAAACAAAAACCTCCAATAAAGATGATATCTCCAGGTAAAGTTTATCGTTCAGATTCAGTGGATGCCACTCATTCACCTATATTTTATCAAATGGAAGGTTTAGTAGTTGACAAAGGTATAACTTTTGCAAATTTAAAAGGTACTCTTGAACTATTTGCTAAAAAGTTATTTGGAAACGACATACGTACAAAATTTAGACCTCATCATTTCCCTTTTACAGAACCTTCTGCAGAAATGGATGCTAGTTGCTTTGTATGCCATGGAAAAGGCTGCAGGGTATGTAAAGGAGAAGGATGGATAGAACTTTTAGGATGTGGAATGGTTCATCCACAGGTACTTAGAAATTGTGGAATAGATCCTGAAGTTTACAGTGGATTTGCTTTTGGAATGGGTGTAGATAGGATGGTCATGTTAAAATACGGAATAGATGATATAAGAAACATGTATGAAAGTGACATGAGATTTTTAAATCAATTTTAA